A genome region from Christensenella minuta includes the following:
- a CDS encoding iron-containing alcohol dehydrogenase family protein encodes MRWNAINTFAVPESVKIGSGILYPRLKEFLKPTDRVMLIVDRIVDELYGQDVYAFLEGCCKEVKREFVHAGSLREAFLKSYYIVNRDFDAVIAMGGGKVLDVGKYASSMSKRPFISVPTSISHDGVASPIAVLKCDHNSVRSLDCKIPSYIIMDLDIIKTAPEKLILAGLGDLVSNITALRDWERAVQAGKAKMDDFAYIISGTAVRAILQYTHPDIRDTAFLTQLAESVVLSGLAMNITGNTRPSSGAEHLLSHAIDAAGKGTLHGLQTAVASILVEYLYGGNYEFIRDYLRQAGLPTTFEELGLTYEDYVQVMRTARTTRKNRYTILDEISYDGAYLKKIYDAVYGGTNGRQ; translated from the coding sequence GTGAGGTGGAATGCCATCAATACGTTCGCAGTACCGGAAAGTGTAAAAATAGGCAGCGGGATATTGTACCCGCGCCTTAAGGAATTTTTGAAACCGACGGACCGCGTGATGCTCATTGTCGACCGCATTGTCGATGAGCTCTACGGGCAGGACGTTTATGCGTTTTTGGAGGGCTGCTGCAAAGAGGTAAAGCGGGAATTTGTTCACGCCGGGTCCCTGCGGGAGGCGTTCTTAAAGTCCTATTATATCGTGAACCGCGATTTCGACGCGGTCATCGCGATGGGCGGCGGCAAGGTGCTCGATGTGGGGAAATATGCTTCCTCGATGTCAAAAAGGCCCTTTATCAGCGTCCCGACGTCCATTTCCCATGACGGTGTCGCTTCGCCGATCGCTGTGCTGAAATGCGACCATAATTCGGTGCGCAGCCTCGACTGTAAAATACCGTCCTATATCATCATGGACCTCGACATCATCAAAACGGCGCCCGAAAAGCTGATCCTTGCAGGTCTTGGGGACCTTGTCTCCAACATTACGGCCCTGCGGGACTGGGAGCGGGCGGTCCAGGCGGGCAAAGCAAAAATGGACGATTTTGCCTATATCATTTCGGGCACGGCGGTGCGCGCGATCCTGCAGTATACGCATCCGGATATCCGGGATACGGCGTTCCTCACCCAGCTTGCGGAATCCGTCGTCCTTTCCGGGCTTGCCATGAACATCACGGGGAATACGCGGCCGTCAAGCGGCGCGGAGCACCTTTTAAGCCACGCGATCGACGCGGCTGGGAAAGGGACGCTGCACGGGCTGCAGACCGCGGTGGCGAGCATCCTTGTGGAATACCTTTACGGCGGGAATTATGAATTTATCCGCGATTACCTCAGGCAGGCCGGGCTCCCGACCACATTTGAGGAGCTTGGGCTTACCTATGAAGATTACGTGCAGGTTATGCGCACAGCGCGCACGACGCGTAAAAACAGGTATACCATCCTTGACGAGATTTCCTACGACGGCGCGTACCTGAAAAAAATTTACGATGCGGTTTACGGAGGAACGAATGGCAGGCAGTGA
- the pfkA gene encoding 6-phosphofructokinase, whose product MKKRIGILTSGGDTPGMNAGIRSVVMAADAAGFSVMGITKGYAGLIEGRVDRIKTEDVAGIVEKGGTILKTARCEEFKTQEGQQKALQVIKAFDISGVVVIGGDGSFQGAKVLSHLGVPTIGIPGTIDNDLAYTDFTIGFDTAVNGVVGEMSRIRDTMNSHERVGVIEVMGNKCGDIALYAGIAGGAEHIIIPEVEFDIDYICDKIIGNRIKGNMTSIVLIAEGAGKGEAVANYMRAKAKLDAKAIVLGYIQRGGTPSAADRLRATSMGMRAVQLLEKGIGNRVVGIRDNKIIDEDIDEALSKELIFRKDLYDEFKIMSENMQ is encoded by the coding sequence ATGAAAAAAAGAATTGGAATACTGACAAGCGGCGGGGATACGCCGGGCATGAACGCGGGAATCCGTTCGGTAGTAATGGCTGCCGATGCGGCGGGCTTCTCGGTGATGGGGATCACAAAAGGGTACGCAGGCCTCATTGAGGGCCGTGTGGACCGCATCAAAACGGAGGATGTGGCCGGCATCGTTGAAAAGGGCGGTACGATCCTGAAAACGGCGCGCTGCGAGGAGTTCAAAACGCAGGAAGGCCAGCAGAAAGCGCTTCAGGTCATCAAGGCGTTCGATATTTCGGGCGTGGTTGTGATCGGCGGCGACGGGTCGTTCCAGGGGGCGAAAGTGCTTTCGCATCTCGGCGTTCCAACCATCGGCATCCCGGGCACGATCGACAATGACCTTGCCTATACGGACTTTACCATCGGTTTTGATACGGCGGTCAACGGCGTTGTGGGCGAGATGTCGCGTATCCGCGACACCATGAATTCGCATGAGCGCGTGGGCGTCATCGAGGTCATGGGCAATAAATGCGGGGATATCGCGCTTTACGCGGGCATCGCGGGCGGCGCGGAGCATATCATCATCCCGGAAGTTGAATTTGATATCGATTATATCTGTGATAAGATCATCGGCAACCGCATCAAGGGCAATATGACCAGCATTGTGCTCATCGCCGAAGGCGCGGGCAAGGGCGAAGCAGTTGCGAACTATATGCGCGCCAAAGCCAAGCTCGACGCGAAGGCGATCGTGCTCGGCTATATCCAGAGGGGCGGGACCCCGTCCGCGGCGGACCGGCTGCGTGCGACCAGTATGGGTATGCGCGCGGTGCAGCTGCTTGAGAAAGGGATCGGCAACCGCGTTGTGGGAATCCGGGATAACAAGATCATCGACGAAGATATCGACGAGGCGCTCAGCAAGGAATTGATTTTCCGCAAAGACCTCTATGATGAATTCAAAATCATGTCGGAGAACATGCAGTAA
- a CDS encoding DNA polymerase III subunit alpha: MIDFTHLHVHTEYSLLDGAGRIGDLVACAKKHGMDALAITDHGVMYGALDFYEAAKKEGVKPIIGCEVYVAPGSRFEKTSLSREYAHLVLLCKDMAGYKNLMKLVSAGSLEGFYYKPRIDYELLAAHSEGLVCLSACLAGDVQRLLMQNDYQGAKRMAQRLKDMFGGDFYLELQDHGIAEQQRINPLILKLADELSVKVVATNDVHYVNREDAYAQKVLMCIQTVTTIDQPSKMAFETEEFYLKSPREMSKLFSYVPEAVSNTREVADKCNLEFEFGNNHLPEFKVPEGYTNRGYLRHIAETGLRERYQDPADEIRERFDYELSTIDNMGFTDYFLIVWDFVNFAKKNGIMVGPGRGSAAGSIVAYSLGITNIDPIQYNLLFERFLNPERISMPDIDIDFCYERRQEVIDYVTRKYGSDHVAQIITFGTMGARLVIRDVARVMNVSIADADRIAKMVPFELKMTIDKALDRNPKLKAEYENNPDAKQVIDVARRLEGMARHASTHAAGVVIADAPITDYVPLQKNPKDESVMTQYTMKKLESMGLLKMDFLGLRTLTVIRDAVRMIEENHGVKLDIDQLNLNDKKVYELMSSGDTLGIFQFESGGMRRLLQELRPECLDDIMAANALFRPGPMESIPDYVRSKHNPKSVHYLHPMLEPILRDTYGCMVYQEQIMRIVRDVAGYSMARSDLVRRAMSKKQQSVLEKERKVFIHGEEENGTVTVDGAVRRGMDEKTANELFDQMMAFANYAFNKSHACAYAVVAYQTAYLKCYYPVEFMTALLNSFIANKQKLGEYIQTIKNEGIRILPPDVNQSGMHFTTENGCIRFGLSAISYVGEAVGEVITRRGTGYQDFTDFVEKNTDVLNKKRLESMILSGCFDCFGVRRSQLIAVYEQVLADATQLKKRQATGQMSLFDSMEGEFAPLTVQLPDIPEYGEAEKLSYEKEMTGLYISGHPLDELAGVLLNRPVSIADIMQTADDEMTMYEYDGREVELLGIVTSVRARPTRQKKMMANFVLEDLYAQMNMIAFPNVYSEAEAFLKTDAIVNVSGKVTVGQNGIELLAGRITRYVPDDAFFAGKQLYVKVAQDKNCDIDGLMRIMGRYPGGSSAVVYVEKTGQKYKLCGARSVAYKAELVEELERYLGKENVVVK, encoded by the coding sequence ATGATTGATTTTACACATTTGCATGTCCATACGGAATACAGCCTGCTTGACGGCGCGGGGCGGATCGGCGACCTTGTAGCCTGTGCGAAGAAGCACGGGATGGATGCGCTCGCCATTACGGACCACGGCGTAATGTATGGCGCGCTTGATTTTTACGAGGCGGCGAAAAAAGAGGGCGTCAAGCCGATCATCGGGTGCGAGGTGTATGTGGCTCCGGGCAGCCGCTTTGAGAAGACCTCCCTTTCGCGGGAATATGCGCATCTTGTGCTGCTGTGCAAGGATATGGCGGGCTATAAAAACCTGATGAAGCTCGTTTCGGCAGGTTCGCTGGAAGGTTTTTACTACAAGCCGCGTATCGATTACGAACTGCTGGCGGCGCACAGCGAAGGACTCGTATGCCTGTCGGCCTGCCTTGCGGGCGACGTGCAGCGCCTGCTGATGCAGAACGATTACCAGGGCGCAAAGCGTATGGCACAGCGCCTGAAAGATATGTTTGGCGGGGATTTTTACCTTGAACTGCAAGACCACGGAATCGCGGAACAGCAGCGCATCAATCCGCTAATCTTAAAACTTGCGGACGAGCTTTCCGTTAAGGTGGTCGCGACCAACGACGTACATTATGTAAACCGGGAAGACGCTTACGCGCAAAAGGTGCTGATGTGCATCCAGACTGTCACCACCATCGACCAGCCCAGCAAAATGGCCTTTGAGACGGAGGAATTTTACCTGAAATCCCCCAGGGAAATGAGCAAGCTTTTCTCTTATGTGCCGGAGGCGGTCAGCAACACGCGGGAGGTCGCCGACAAGTGCAACCTTGAATTTGAGTTCGGCAATAACCACTTGCCCGAGTTTAAAGTACCGGAAGGGTATACGAACCGGGGATACCTGCGGCATATTGCGGAGACGGGACTTCGGGAACGCTATCAAGACCCTGCGGATGAAATCAGGGAACGTTTCGATTACGAGCTTTCCACCATTGATAATATGGGTTTTACGGATTACTTCCTCATTGTCTGGGATTTTGTAAATTTCGCCAAGAAAAACGGCATCATGGTCGGCCCGGGGCGCGGAAGCGCGGCGGGAAGCATTGTCGCGTACAGCCTTGGAATTACGAACATCGATCCCATCCAGTACAATTTGCTGTTTGAACGGTTCCTGAACCCGGAGCGCATCAGCATGCCGGATATCGACATCGACTTCTGCTATGAACGGCGGCAGGAAGTCATCGATTATGTGACGCGAAAATACGGCAGCGACCATGTGGCGCAGATCATCACGTTTGGCACAATGGGTGCCCGTCTTGTGATCCGCGACGTGGCGCGCGTGATGAACGTGAGCATCGCGGACGCGGATCGCATTGCCAAGATGGTGCCCTTCGAACTCAAGATGACGATCGATAAGGCGCTCGACCGCAACCCGAAGCTGAAAGCGGAATACGAAAACAATCCGGATGCGAAGCAGGTGATCGACGTAGCGCGCAGGCTCGAGGGTATGGCGCGGCATGCGTCCACGCATGCCGCGGGCGTAGTCATTGCGGACGCGCCCATTACGGATTACGTGCCTCTGCAAAAGAATCCCAAAGACGAGAGCGTCATGACGCAGTATACCATGAAAAAGCTTGAGAGTATGGGGCTTTTGAAAATGGATTTCCTTGGCCTGCGGACGCTGACGGTGATCCGCGACGCGGTCCGCATGATCGAAGAAAACCACGGCGTAAAGCTCGATATCGATCAGCTTAACCTCAACGATAAAAAAGTCTACGAACTGATGTCCTCCGGTGATACGCTGGGGATCTTCCAGTTTGAAAGCGGCGGCATGCGGCGGCTGCTGCAGGAGCTCCGGCCTGAGTGCCTCGACGACATCATGGCGGCGAACGCGCTCTTCCGTCCGGGCCCGATGGAAAGCATCCCGGATTATGTGCGCAGCAAGCACAATCCGAAAAGCGTGCATTACCTGCACCCAATGCTCGAGCCGATCCTCCGGGATACCTACGGCTGCATGGTTTATCAGGAACAGATCATGCGTATCGTGCGCGACGTGGCAGGCTATTCCATGGCCCGGAGCGACCTTGTGCGCCGCGCCATGAGCAAGAAACAGCAAAGCGTGCTGGAAAAGGAACGGAAAGTATTTATCCATGGCGAAGAGGAAAACGGGACTGTCACGGTAGACGGAGCCGTGCGCCGCGGGATGGATGAAAAAACAGCGAATGAACTGTTTGACCAGATGATGGCGTTTGCCAATTACGCGTTCAATAAATCTCATGCGTGCGCGTACGCTGTGGTCGCCTACCAAACGGCCTACCTCAAATGCTACTATCCCGTAGAATTCATGACCGCGCTTCTCAACAGCTTTATCGCAAACAAGCAGAAGCTTGGCGAATATATCCAGACCATCAAAAACGAGGGTATCAGGATATTGCCGCCGGACGTCAACCAGTCGGGCATGCACTTCACCACGGAAAATGGTTGCATTCGTTTTGGGCTGTCGGCTATTTCGTATGTCGGCGAAGCGGTGGGCGAAGTTATTACGCGGCGCGGGACGGGGTATCAGGATTTTACCGATTTTGTGGAAAAAAATACGGACGTGCTCAATAAAAAGCGCCTTGAAAGCATGATTCTCTCCGGCTGTTTCGATTGCTTCGGGGTCAGGCGCTCGCAGCTTATTGCCGTGTACGAACAGGTGCTTGCAGATGCGACGCAGCTCAAAAAGCGGCAGGCAACCGGGCAGATGTCGCTTTTCGACAGCATGGAAGGGGAGTTTGCCCCGCTTACGGTGCAGCTGCCGGATATCCCCGAGTACGGCGAAGCGGAAAAGCTTTCCTATGAAAAGGAAATGACCGGCCTTTATATCAGCGGACATCCCCTGGACGAGCTTGCGGGCGTGCTCTTAAATCGTCCTGTTTCCATTGCGGACATCATGCAGACTGCGGATGACGAGATGACGATGTATGAATATGATGGCCGGGAGGTGGAACTGCTTGGGATCGTGACCTCAGTGCGCGCGCGTCCGACCCGGCAAAAAAAGATGATGGCGAATTTTGTGCTCGAGGACCTGTACGCGCAGATGAACATGATCGCTTTTCCCAACGTGTATTCCGAAGCCGAGGCGTTTTTGAAGACGGATGCGATCGTAAACGTGAGCGGCAAGGTGACGGTGGGGCAAAACGGAATCGAGCTTTTGGCGGGCAGGATCACGCGTTACGTGCCGGACGATGCCTTTTTCGCGGGCAAGCAGCTGTATGTGAAGGTCGCCCAGGATAAAAATTGCGATATCGACGGGCTGATGCGCATCATGGGCCGTTATCCGGGCGGGAGCAGCGCGGTGGTCTATGTGGAAAAGACCGGACAGAAATATAAGCTGTGCGGGGCGCGCAGCGTGGCCTATAAGGCCGAGCTGGTAGAAGAACTCGAGCGGTATCTTGGCAAGGAGAATGTGGTCGTAAAATAG
- a CDS encoding Cof-type HAD-IIB family hydrolase gives MAYKLIALDLDDTLLDCEKHISKRNREALAAARAKGAHIVLASGRAYAGVSGFNEALGNRDYTIVCGGGQVADPDGKVIYSAYLSPITTKQVMRWAVTHGAYFQVYTDEGYFFLQRNDYSDYYEKLCGYSGIEDPDLMNKEMILAAKILLIDTEEKLEEYRSELSAMFPELVIKKSQSDFLEIMDPTATKGNALEYLAKKLGIERQQVMAVGDSEIDESMLEWAGLGIAMENACSACKEAANDVTASCNEDGVALAIEKYII, from the coding sequence ATGGCTTACAAGCTGATCGCACTTGATCTTGACGACACGTTGCTCGACTGTGAGAAACACATTTCCAAGAGGAACCGGGAGGCGCTTGCCGCCGCGCGCGCGAAAGGCGCGCATATTGTCCTCGCGTCCGGCAGAGCTTATGCCGGCGTAAGCGGATTCAACGAAGCTCTCGGCAACAGGGATTATACCATCGTCTGCGGCGGAGGACAGGTCGCCGACCCGGACGGGAAGGTGATCTATTCCGCATACCTCTCCCCCATTACCACAAAACAGGTGATGCGCTGGGCCGTGACGCACGGGGCGTATTTCCAGGTTTACACAGACGAGGGCTACTTTTTCCTTCAGAGGAACGACTATTCAGACTATTATGAAAAGCTGTGCGGTTACAGCGGGATCGAAGACCCGGACCTCATGAATAAGGAAATGATACTTGCGGCTAAAATATTGCTGATCGATACGGAAGAAAAGCTGGAAGAATACCGCAGCGAACTTTCCGCGATGTTTCCGGAACTGGTGATTAAGAAATCCCAGAGCGACTTCCTCGAGATCATGGATCCCACCGCAACCAAGGGCAACGCCCTCGAATATCTGGCGAAGAAACTGGGCATTGAGAGGCAGCAGGTGATGGCGGTCGGGGACAGCGAGATTGACGAGAGCATGCTCGAATGGGCGGGTCTCGGGATTGCTATGGAAAACGCATGCAGCGCCTGCAAGGAAGCTGCAAATGACGTAACCGCCTCCTGCAACGAGGACGGCGTCGCGCTCGCAATTGAAAAATATATCATATAA
- the hprK gene encoding HPr(Ser) kinase/phosphatase yields MKRTIKITDLAKAISLNIVYMGTRDTAEIDSSDLNRPGLQMSGFFEYFAVNRIQLFGMVEMTYLQTLDPETRLERLDRFFSHPIPCVLIGRNLTPPDEFLECARKYDVPVLMSGLTTTKLSHKTAIYLDALLAPVISRHGGLMDVYGVGMFITGDSGVGKSETALELVKRGHRFVADDVVEIHKLSDDTLIGQSPDIIRHMMEIRGLGIIDVSVLYGMGSIRREKSIELAIHLEPGDVRDIDRLGTADNHITLLGVKVPQITLPVRPGRNLAIVMEVAAMNFRLKSIGQGGGEWLAQNIMDVISQA; encoded by the coding sequence ATGAAACGTACGATCAAAATCACGGACCTCGCAAAGGCGATCAGCCTGAATATTGTCTATATGGGGACCCGTGACACGGCGGAAATCGATTCAAGCGACCTTAACCGGCCGGGGCTCCAGATGAGCGGATTCTTTGAATATTTTGCAGTCAACAGGATTCAGCTCTTTGGTATGGTGGAGATGACCTACCTGCAAACCCTGGACCCGGAAACTCGGCTGGAACGCCTTGACCGGTTCTTTTCCCATCCGATCCCGTGCGTATTGATCGGGCGCAACCTGACGCCTCCGGACGAATTCCTCGAATGTGCGCGCAAATACGACGTTCCGGTGCTGATGTCGGGCCTTACGACAACCAAGCTTTCACATAAAACGGCGATCTACCTCGACGCGCTGCTCGCACCTGTCATTTCCCGCCACGGCGGCCTGATGGACGTTTATGGCGTTGGGATGTTCATCACTGGGGACAGCGGCGTCGGCAAGAGCGAAACCGCGCTTGAGCTGGTAAAACGCGGCCACCGGTTTGTCGCGGACGACGTGGTGGAGATTCACAAGCTGTCCGACGATACGCTGATCGGCCAGTCGCCGGACATCATCCGGCACATGATGGAAATACGCGGGCTTGGAATCATCGACGTCTCGGTGCTGTACGGCATGGGTTCGATCCGCCGCGAAAAATCCATCGAGCTTGCAATCCATCTCGAACCGGGCGACGTGCGGGATATCGACCGTCTCGGCACGGCGGACAACCACATTACGCTCCTTGGCGTAAAGGTACCGCAGATCACGCTTCCGGTGCGTCCGGGCCGTAACCTTGCGATCGTTATGGAGGTCGCGGCCATGAACTTCCGTTTAAAAAGCATTGGACAGGGCGGCGGCGAATGGCTCGCCCAGAATATTATGGATGTGATTTCCCAGGCATGA
- the murB gene encoding UDP-N-acetylmuramate dehydrogenase, whose protein sequence is MNSELLTARFVSLLGEAGVRENEPMSAHTTFKTGGPADLMLLPRTEEGLVSVLRVLREEGTPYVVIGRGSNLLVSDEGIRGAVVKLAQGMDDIDVREGRIIAQTGASLKALCLESIRAGLAGLEFAGGIPGALGGAVYMNAGAYGGEMKDHMTSVRVVDRALGIREIPAAEMDFSYRHSAAMEKGYIVLGAAFSLPAGDPQLSLDKMNEFNARRREKQPLAYPSAGSTFKRPKGNYAGTLIESCGLKGFSIGGAQVSEKHAGFIINTGSAFSRDIYELILHVKEVVLQETGVVLEPEVKMLGEF, encoded by the coding sequence ATGAATTCAGAACTCCTTACCGCCCGCTTTGTCTCCCTGCTCGGAGAAGCGGGCGTTCGCGAAAATGAACCGATGTCCGCACATACGACTTTTAAAACAGGCGGACCCGCGGACCTGATGCTCCTCCCCCGGACGGAGGAAGGGCTTGTTTCCGTTTTGCGCGTCCTGCGTGAAGAAGGAACCCCTTATGTCGTGATCGGCCGCGGCTCCAATCTCCTCGTCTCCGACGAGGGCATACGCGGTGCGGTCGTGAAGCTTGCCCAAGGTATGGACGATATCGACGTGCGGGAGGGCCGCATAATTGCCCAAACGGGCGCATCGCTCAAGGCGCTGTGCCTGGAATCGATCCGCGCGGGGCTTGCGGGGCTCGAGTTTGCGGGTGGCATTCCGGGAGCCTTAGGCGGCGCGGTATACATGAACGCCGGCGCATACGGCGGCGAGATGAAGGACCACATGACATCCGTGCGCGTGGTGGACCGTGCGCTTGGGATCCGGGAAATCCCCGCTGCGGAGATGGATTTTTCCTACCGCCACAGCGCGGCGATGGAAAAAGGATATATCGTGCTCGGCGCGGCATTTTCCCTGCCGGCGGGCGACCCGCAGCTGTCCTTAGATAAAATGAACGAATTCAACGCCCGGCGGCGCGAAAAACAGCCGCTCGCCTATCCAAGCGCAGGCAGCACCTTTAAACGCCCAAAGGGAAATTACGCGGGCACGCTGATCGAGTCCTGCGGACTCAAGGGCTTCAGCATCGGCGGAGCGCAGGTTTCGGAGAAACACGCCGGGTTTATCATTAATACAGGAAGCGCTTTTTCACGCGATATCTACGAGCTGATCTTGCATGTAAAAGAGGTCGTCTTACAGGAAACCGGCGTTGTACTCGAGCCGGAAGTGAAAATGCTTGGAGAGTTTTAA